The nucleotide sequence TCGCCATTATTTTGAATGAAGGAACATTCCATCAGGTTCATGGCGGTGTTGCAACCAACTCTCAGCGCAAAGACGCTTCAGCTGAAGTATTTAATGAAGAATACGAAAAAATTCGTGGTTGTAAATTCTTCCGACCAAATAAAGAAGCAATATATATTGGAAGGTATGTATCTCAAGCAAATGATTTTTTGAAATCTTCAATTGATTACTCCCTTTCAAAGAAACCTATTGAAAATACAACCAAAATATTAAACCGATATATTTTAGATTCCAGTTATTGCACACCCTATAAAGAAGAGAAAAAAATAGCTGACGACGTAATAGATCGCCCTATAATAATAACCGGACGAGGAGGTAGTGGGACCAGGTTACTTTCAGAGTTAATTCAAGAAATTAATATATTCCTCGGAAATAAAACAAATAACACGAACGATTCTACTGAATGGGTTGGCCCAATATACGACCTGGTGAATAACAACATAACAATAAAAAATGGAAAATTTAATAAAAAACACGTTGCAAGATTAAGGAATAATGCAAGAAATATTTTATCCACCTCAAATGAAAATATTAAACATTGGGGGTTTAAGTTGCCAGAAGCAATATTATGCCTACCAGAATTAAAATCTGCTTTCCCCAATGCGCGTTTTATTCACCTTGTTAGACATCCAGTCAGCATTAGCTTAAGACGAACTCATATAACCTCTAGGACTGACAACCCTATTGGTAAGTCGATCCTCACACGGGCTTATAATGAGTTAAATTTTAATCCCGATGAAATTAATAAAAACCCTGATTATCTCAATAATGCGATCAGCTGGGAGTTTCAGGTAAAAAAAGCATCTTCTTATTTCTCTGAAAATTTAAAAAGAGAAGATCATTTGCAAATTTTTTACGAAAGCATTATCAGTAATCCAAATCAGGTGATAGAAAACTTGTGTTCTTTTTTAGGAATAGAGAAAATACCTGTGCCTGACTTGAATATTGATCGAAGCAGGAAAAATTCATCTAATCATGATATGACACACGCCAATGAAGTTTGGGAAATTTGTAGAGCTACGGCGATGCAGATTGGTTATAAGGAGACTCCTTAATGCAAGAGAAAGTCATTATTATTGGTGGAGTTGGTGGTAGTGGTACCAGAGTAGTCGCTCACCTTCTCAAAGAAAATGGAATTTTCATCGGTGATAACTTAAATAATTCTCTTGATAACCTTGATTGGCCAGGTATTCCTTCTATTGTAAAAAACCTTGAGCTTACCCAAACCCAGAAGACTGATGCTTTACGTCCTGTTTTTAACGATTTTATTAAAAACCAACGTATTTCTAGGGATTCATTAACAGGTTTCAATAAATATACCGTTGCAGTCAAGGTTCCCGGAAGCTTTCATTATCTGCCTTTTCTTTCAAATATTTTTGATAATATGATTTATATCCATGTGATCAGACATGGCTTGGATATGGTTTTTAGCAATAATAAAAACCAGCTAAAAAACTGGGGTGATAGATTTAATTTAATGCCAGATGAAGGTGAAGAGGAGTGTTATCAGTTAAAATATTGGATAGCAGCTAATGCTTTGGCGAACAAAGATGGAGCTAAATTTCTAGGGGATAGATTTTATCAGGTTAAGTACGAAGATCTATGTCTGAACCCTAAGATGAAATCGCAAGAAATCCTTGATTTCCTCAAGATAAACCAATCTTCAAACAGCTCTTCATACGATAATATTTCTTTACCACTTTCATTTCAGCGCTATAAAGAGAGAAGCCTCAGCAACCTGGACCCGCATGACATCCAGAAGTTGGCTTCTTTTGGATACACCGTTTAGCCTCTAACTATTTTTTAGAAAACTATGATATACAGGAGTTAGTTTTTCTTCGATATAAGAAATTTCGTTACCAGGAAAGTCTATTTTGGTGGAATTCCCCAACCTCGGAAGCTCAGTGATAGGTTGATTATTGCCACCTAAATATTTACTCAATGATTTCAAATCTAATTCCTGATTCACAATATCATCATAATCAACCTTCATACCATATTTTGGTTTAAATAGATTTAAAGAATCATAAAGGACCTTATACGCACGCGCACAATCTGCAATTTCATTATCAAGATAATCATTTGCATCCGGTAGTGGGTCTTCGTAACCTTCTTTATTCTTCAACCGATTCCACTGTTCAAGAATAGCTTCTCTTGCTTCTTTCATTCCTTTTACACTCTGGAGAAATGCAACAGGATGCCTGATAAGCGATATATAAAAACAGTTTTCATTGTGTTTGTAATAAAGGTCATGACGACCGATTTCTATCAGTTTAATTACATCCCAACCCGGGTCATTCAATAACCTTTCTAGCCATTTTGAACTTTCATCCCCCGTGCTAATAATATTAATCTTATTATGTTCAATACGCGCTTCAGGGCTTCTTTTCCTCTCTTTTTGTTGGGGTTTCCAATCATCTGATATGCTGGCATCAATTCCTTTATCCCAGGTAAATGGCTCAAGATATACGTTTGGCAAGTTAAAAATCTTTGATAAAAAAAATGACGCCAGTTTAGTTCCTGTTCTGTTCATTCCTAAAATTATAACTTTCGCCATTATCAGTCCTTTATCAGCAAAGGGATGCACTAACAGCACACCCCTGTTCACTACATATTATTGATATGTTGGTAAGCTTTGCCCAAGAGCATTCAATGCACTAACAATATCGGATAGTTTATAGACATTCCCACTATCATCTTTCAGATAAGTTGCCTTTAATGTCCCTGAGATTTCGACCATTGAGTTTTGTGGTGTACCACTAACAGTAGTACTTCGGCCAATGCGCATGAGGTTATTGGTCCCCTCCTTTTCCAATTTTAATGGAGTTCTGGAGCCAGTCTCATCATCGGTAAACTTCAGCTTGCCAGAGTCACCCTGGTTATATACCCGCCAAATTGAACCAACAGAAGCCGTTGTATTTTCCATCCGGATACCTGAGTCGCCGGATTTCTTGATATGTAACGTTTCTTTAGGAGAGTCTGTCTCTAAGCCTATATCACCATCAGCGGCGATAAAAATGGCACTGGTTGGCGCTCCAGGCTTAATTCTGAATGGTAATTTACTTCCATTAGAGACATCACGAACAAAGAAATTGGTTTCGTTACCAGCGACATCCCAGGATTGTGAAGTGAAGCCGCTCGAACCATCTTGCTCCAAACGCAAAGCAGGAGTATTTCCATCCGTCACCTGAAGCTGTACGGCTGGGTTATTCGTTCCCATACCGATATTGCCACTATCTTTAATATAAATAGCGTTGTTAGATGCACCAGCTTCAATTTTGAATGGCACTTTATTACCCGTGGCATCATCGATTGAGAAAAAGTTCGCGCCACCATTACTGCTGTCGTTAAATGTAAACCGCCAGTCATTATTTGGAAAATTGGCTGATGCACTTGTATCATCAAAATGCATCCGCAAGTTGTTCTCTTTTAAACGAACAGTATCAAAGCTAAAACTCTCATTGCTTGAGCAGTCAATACCAACACACTGGCTTCCTTGGACAACTTGATCTTGGGTAACTACATCGGCAGCCTGAACGAGCATAGGTAAAAGTGCAGCCGTAACTATTAACTTTTTCATAATATCTTCCTTATTCCGCCTCAGCTGTGATAACAAAAACACCATTATTCAAAGCAAAGTGTCCTGTTGCAGAGTCAGATTCAACGATATTACGAATACCGCTACTGCGACCGTCAGTTCCCTCAGCATACTCTTCACCCACCTTAGTGACTGACAGAGCATTAAAGTTATAAGAGCCTGTCTGACCGTTGTTTATTTCATTCGCATGTATGGAAGCATAGCTCCCTGAAAACTCATACTTTTTTATGAAACCCTGAGGTCCAGATACAGAGACTACGATGCTGTTACTACCGGCATCAGAAAAAATAATTTCCGTTTCTGAAATCTGAGGCTGCAATGCATTTGCTGAGCTTGCGGCAAAAGCAATTAATGATAATAATGATATTATCCGCATGATATAATTCCTTTCCTTAGTTCTTGTGAGATATAGGTTATTCACAGGCATGACTACCTTCGCGCTAAGGTAGCAGAAATTAATCAACTTGAAATCGGAACTTTTTGAATTAGTGTATTTTTTCTTATTTTTTCCTTATTTCACATATTCTCTAACTTATTGGTCAGAATTAATAATCAACTGGAAATAAATATTGATAATTTTATTTCCAAATATAACCAATAGTTTTCATTAAATATGCAATAAGCCCCTTATATTTATAGGGCTTATTCACAAGATAAAAATTCACACCGCTACAGGCGCTTTAATATGAGGGTGAGATTCATAGCCGACAATTTCAAAATCTTCGAATTTA is from Bacterioplanoides sp. SCSIO 12839 and encodes:
- a CDS encoding sulfotransferase, whose product is MQEKVIIIGGVGGSGTRVVAHLLKENGIFIGDNLNNSLDNLDWPGIPSIVKNLELTQTQKTDALRPVFNDFIKNQRISRDSLTGFNKYTVAVKVPGSFHYLPFLSNIFDNMIYIHVIRHGLDMVFSNNKNQLKNWGDRFNLMPDEGEEECYQLKYWIAANALANKDGAKFLGDRFYQVKYEDLCLNPKMKSQEILDFLKINQSSNSSSYDNISLPLSFQRYKERSLSNLDPHDIQKLASFGYTV
- a CDS encoding sulfotransferase → MAKVIILGMNRTGTKLASFFLSKIFNLPNVYLEPFTWDKGIDASISDDWKPQQKERKRSPEARIEHNKINIISTGDESSKWLERLLNDPGWDVIKLIEIGRHDLYYKHNENCFYISLIRHPVAFLQSVKGMKEAREAILEQWNRLKNKEGYEDPLPDANDYLDNEIADCARAYKVLYDSLNLFKPKYGMKVDYDDIVNQELDLKSLSKYLGGNNQPITELPRLGNSTKIDFPGNEISYIEEKLTPVYHSFLKNS